The proteins below come from a single Piscinibacter gummiphilus genomic window:
- the glgB gene encoding 1,4-alpha-glucan branching protein GlgB, whose product MAAATLGDHDVYLFREGTHARLYDKLGGRLDGDGARFAVWAPNAAEVSVIGDWNGWDRSIDFLHLRPDSSGIWEGRVPAARHGQAYKFHIVSRHGGYRVDKADPYALVSELPPATASRLWSLDHDWQDAEWMATRAAKNALDAPVSIYELHLGSWRRPDPTAPTPFYNYRELAHLVADHVSELGFTHVELMPVTEHPFYGSWGYQTTGYFAPTARYGTPQDFMYFVDHLHQRGIGVILDWVPSHFPTDEHGLQYFDGTHLYEHADPRQGFHPEWNSSIFNYGRNEVRSFLLSSAMFWLDQYHLDGLRVDAVASMLYLDYARKAGEWVPNDNGGRENFEAITFLRTLNEAVYREHPDTMSVAEESTAWPQVSRPTSAGGLGFGMKWNMGWMHDTLAFFKLDPIHRKYHHGQLTFSLVYAFHENFVLPLSHDEVVYGKGSLINKMPGDTWQQFANLRALYGYMWTHPGKKLLFMGGEFGQRREWTHEGQLEWFVTQQPEHGGLMRYVRDLNRLLREHPALYEVDFSHEGFEWAVSDDAGASVLAFLRKPKGRGATLLVVCNLTPLPRQRYRIGVPLPGHWREVLNSDAADYGGSGWGNLGGVDAQTIPWHGRPCSVSLTLPPLSTLVLQLDAHGPRETD is encoded by the coding sequence ATGGCCGCTGCAACGCTCGGCGACCACGACGTCTACCTGTTCCGGGAGGGCACCCACGCCCGCCTGTACGACAAGCTCGGCGGCCGGCTCGACGGCGACGGCGCGCGCTTCGCCGTCTGGGCGCCGAATGCGGCCGAGGTCTCCGTCATCGGCGACTGGAACGGCTGGGACCGCAGCATCGACTTCCTCCACCTGCGCCCTGACAGCAGCGGCATCTGGGAGGGCCGGGTGCCCGCTGCGCGCCACGGCCAGGCCTACAAGTTCCACATCGTCTCGCGCCACGGCGGCTACCGTGTCGACAAGGCCGACCCGTATGCGCTCGTCTCGGAGCTGCCGCCGGCCACCGCCTCGCGCCTGTGGTCGCTCGACCACGACTGGCAAGACGCCGAATGGATGGCCACCCGTGCCGCCAAAAACGCCCTCGACGCGCCCGTCAGCATCTACGAGCTGCACCTCGGCTCCTGGCGCCGGCCCGACCCGACGGCGCCGACGCCGTTCTACAACTACCGCGAACTCGCGCACCTCGTGGCCGACCACGTGAGCGAACTCGGCTTCACCCACGTGGAGCTGATGCCGGTCACCGAGCACCCGTTCTACGGCTCCTGGGGCTACCAGACCACCGGCTACTTCGCCCCCACCGCGCGTTACGGCACGCCGCAGGATTTCATGTACTTCGTGGACCACCTGCACCAGCGCGGCATTGGCGTGATCCTCGACTGGGTGCCGTCGCATTTCCCGACCGACGAGCACGGCCTGCAGTACTTCGATGGCACGCACCTCTACGAGCACGCCGACCCGAGGCAGGGCTTCCACCCCGAGTGGAACTCGAGCATCTTCAACTACGGCCGCAACGAGGTGAGGAGCTTCCTGCTCTCGTCGGCGATGTTCTGGCTCGACCAGTACCACCTCGATGGCCTGCGCGTCGACGCCGTGGCCTCGATGCTCTACCTCGACTACGCGCGCAAGGCCGGCGAATGGGTGCCCAACGACAACGGCGGGCGCGAGAACTTCGAGGCCATCACCTTCCTGCGCACGCTCAACGAAGCGGTCTACCGCGAACACCCCGACACGATGAGCGTGGCCGAGGAATCCACCGCCTGGCCGCAGGTCTCGCGGCCCACCTCGGCGGGTGGCCTCGGCTTCGGCATGAAATGGAACATGGGCTGGATGCACGACACGCTCGCGTTCTTCAAGCTCGACCCCATCCACCGCAAGTACCACCACGGCCAGCTGACCTTCTCGCTGGTCTACGCCTTCCACGAGAACTTCGTGCTGCCGCTCTCGCACGACGAGGTGGTCTACGGCAAGGGCTCGCTGATCAACAAGATGCCCGGCGACACCTGGCAGCAGTTCGCCAACCTGCGAGCGCTCTACGGCTACATGTGGACGCACCCGGGCAAGAAGCTGCTCTTCATGGGCGGCGAATTCGGCCAGCGCCGCGAGTGGACGCACGAAGGCCAGCTCGAATGGTTCGTCACGCAGCAGCCGGAACATGGGGGCCTGATGCGCTACGTGCGCGACCTCAACCGCCTGCTGCGCGAGCATCCGGCGCTGTACGAGGTCGACTTCTCGCATGAGGGCTTCGAGTGGGCGGTGTCCGATGACGCCGGTGCCAGCGTGCTCGCCTTCCTGCGCAAGCCGAAGGGGAGGGGCGCCACGCTGCTCGTCGTCTGCAACCTAACGCCGCTGCCGCGCCAGCGCTACCGCATCGGCGTGCCACTGCCGGGCCACTGGCGAGAAGTGCTCAACAGCGACGCTGCCGACTACGGCGGCTCGGGCTGGGGCAACCTCGGCGGCGTTGACGCGCAGACCATCCCGTGGCACGGCCGGCCCTGCTCGGTGAGCCTGACCTTGCCGCCTTTGTCCACCCTCGTGCTGCAGCTGGATGCCCATGGCCCGCGCGAAACTGACTGA
- the holB gene encoding DNA polymerase III subunit delta' produces MVGADGQLPLPWLGKPLQDALRTQRGHALLVHGAQGTGQYELSLCLAQAWLCEGEGAQMPCGTCASCHLVQARSHPDLLVLVPEALRESLGWGGADDGDDEKSSKAKPSKEIKVEAVRTAVSFAQSTSARGQGKVVVIHPAERMNAISANTLLKTLEEPPGVARFVLSCGAPDALLPTIRSRCQAVALGLPPADVASGWLAQHKVAQPEVMLAAAGGQPLEALAWVQDGIDAVSWTRFPKQVAGGEAAPVAGWPLPLLIEALQKLCHDAMCVASGAPPRYFPPAALPAGATLPALAAWSKALRDAQRHAEHPWNMPVMAESLVLQAAQALKSPLAAKPPSVHSAR; encoded by the coding sequence GTGGTAGGCGCCGACGGCCAATTGCCGCTGCCCTGGCTCGGCAAGCCCTTGCAGGACGCGCTGCGCACCCAGCGCGGCCACGCGCTGCTGGTGCACGGGGCGCAGGGCACCGGGCAGTACGAGCTGTCGCTGTGCCTGGCGCAGGCCTGGCTGTGCGAAGGCGAGGGCGCACAAATGCCCTGCGGCACCTGCGCCAGCTGCCACCTCGTGCAGGCGCGTTCGCACCCCGACCTGCTGGTGCTGGTGCCCGAGGCCTTGCGCGAGTCGCTCGGCTGGGGCGGGGCGGACGATGGCGACGACGAGAAGTCGTCGAAGGCCAAGCCCAGCAAGGAGATCAAGGTCGAAGCCGTGCGTACGGCCGTGAGCTTCGCGCAGAGCACATCGGCACGGGGCCAGGGCAAGGTGGTGGTGATCCACCCCGCCGAGCGCATGAACGCCATCTCGGCCAACACGCTGCTCAAGACGCTGGAAGAGCCGCCCGGCGTTGCCCGCTTCGTGCTCAGCTGCGGGGCGCCCGACGCACTCCTGCCCACCATCCGCAGCCGCTGCCAGGCCGTGGCCCTGGGTCTTCCGCCCGCCGACGTCGCCAGCGGCTGGCTGGCCCAGCACAAGGTGGCGCAGCCCGAGGTGATGCTCGCGGCGGCCGGCGGCCAGCCGCTCGAAGCGCTGGCCTGGGTGCAGGACGGCATCGACGCGGTGAGCTGGACGCGCTTTCCCAAGCAGGTGGCCGGTGGCGAAGCCGCACCCGTGGCCGGCTGGCCGCTGCCGCTGCTGATCGAGGCGCTGCAGAAGCTCTGCCACGACGCCATGTGCGTGGCGAGCGGTGCACCGCCGCGCTACTTCCCGCCGGCCGCGCTGCCCGCCGGCGCCACCTTGCCGGCCCTTGCGGCCTGGTCGAAGGCGCTGCGCGACGCGCAACGCCACGCCGAGCATCCGTGGAATATGCCCGTGATGGCCGAGTCACTCGTGCTGCAGGCCGCGCAGGCACTGAAGTCCCCCTTGGCGGCGAAACCTCCTTCGGTACACTCGGCCAGATGA
- the treS gene encoding maltose alpha-D-glucosyltransferase: MNAPHTPHLRAAEKGPTTPVTNAALWYQDAVIYQLNVKAFVDSNGDGVGDFQGVTSRLDYVKDLGVNTIWLMPFYPSPLKDDGYDIADYLDVNPQYGTLDDFKQMLDEAHKRDLKVITELVINHTSDQHPWFQAARKAPPGSPERDFYVWSDTDDKYRGTRIIFTDTETSNWTWDPVAKAYFWHRFFSHQPDLNFDNPRVLEAIFKVMRFWLDMGVDGFRLDAIPYLIEREGTNNENLPETHAIIKQLRAAIDANYPNRFLLAEANQWPEDVREYFGEGDECHMAYHFPLMPRMYMAIAQEDRYPLTEIMAQTPEIPQSCQWAIFLRNHDELTLEMVTSKERDYMYGTYAADPRARINLGIRRRLAPLMDNDIDRIKLMNSLLLSMRGSPIVYYGDEIGMGDNIFIGDRNGVRTPMQWSPDRNAGFSRADPQRLYLPPIMDAIYGYEAVNVESQLRDPSSLLHWMRRMLAVRGTSRAFGRGELLFLKPGNRKVLAYLRTFEDEVILCVANMARSAQPAELDLSAFKGRVPVELLGRTAFPPIGDLPYMLTLPKHGFYWFELSTDAVEPSWHQPMLPAEDRPVLVLFDGWNSIFRDQVVPWRIGLAVKTRAQFETDTLPRHIEQQRWYGAKGTALQRARLVDHAVWGDAERDALGRSDGWLLPLLELDGPAETSTYFVPLSLAWEDANQEGDEERYRMLGTAAIARVRQQAAVGVMGDAFADERFCRAVVAAMGQRRELRTANGTLRFLPTTAYTELAGADFYKLPVGRPQAASSNTIVTFGERLFLKGYRRVRPGVNPEFEVGRFLTEVANFPHCVPVVGVIEYRGTDGGLMTLGLLQAYVSNQGDGWAYTLAYLQRALDMQRTHGAGPEGWSGAQEAHGAYLALAETLGRRTGELHVAFTTPNADPAFKPEPLTGSDVVAWRDKTLAEARQTFAMLERALPQLEGATLADANTVLAAQRSLLDLISQAAAPIGRALKTRIHGDYHLAQVLLVRNDFVVIDFEGEPGRSFDERRARQSPLRDVAGMLRSFSYARAGGLRSITASADEMAQLVPFAAQWESAARSAFLRGYTAAVQGGALYESFDSQRGLLALFELEKALYELRYELNNRPDWVGIPLAGILGLMPR, translated from the coding sequence ATGAACGCGCCGCACACACCCCACCTGCGTGCCGCTGAGAAAGGGCCGACCACGCCGGTCACCAATGCCGCGCTCTGGTACCAGGACGCCGTCATCTACCAGCTCAACGTCAAGGCGTTCGTCGACAGCAACGGCGACGGCGTGGGCGACTTCCAGGGCGTGACCTCGCGGCTCGACTACGTGAAGGACCTGGGCGTCAACACCATCTGGCTGATGCCGTTCTACCCGTCGCCGCTGAAGGATGACGGCTACGACATCGCCGACTACCTCGACGTCAACCCGCAGTACGGCACGCTCGACGACTTCAAGCAGATGCTCGACGAGGCGCACAAGCGCGACTTGAAGGTCATCACCGAGCTCGTCATCAACCACACGAGCGACCAGCACCCGTGGTTCCAGGCTGCGCGCAAGGCACCGCCCGGCTCGCCCGAGCGTGACTTCTACGTCTGGAGCGACACCGACGACAAGTACCGCGGCACCCGCATCATCTTCACCGACACCGAAACGTCGAACTGGACCTGGGACCCGGTCGCCAAGGCCTACTTCTGGCACCGCTTCTTCAGCCACCAGCCCGATCTCAACTTCGACAACCCGCGGGTGCTCGAGGCCATCTTCAAGGTGATGCGCTTCTGGCTCGACATGGGGGTCGATGGTTTCCGGCTCGATGCGATTCCCTACCTGATCGAGCGCGAAGGCACCAACAACGAGAACCTGCCCGAGACGCACGCGATCATCAAGCAGCTGCGGGCGGCCATCGACGCCAACTACCCGAATCGCTTCCTCCTCGCCGAGGCCAACCAGTGGCCCGAAGACGTGCGCGAGTATTTCGGCGAGGGCGACGAGTGCCACATGGCCTACCACTTCCCGCTGATGCCGCGCATGTACATGGCCATCGCGCAGGAAGACCGCTACCCGCTCACCGAGATCATGGCGCAGACGCCCGAGATCCCGCAGAGCTGCCAGTGGGCCATCTTCCTGCGCAACCACGACGAGCTCACGCTCGAGATGGTGACGAGCAAGGAGCGCGACTACATGTACGGCACCTACGCGGCCGACCCACGCGCGCGAATCAACCTCGGCATCAGAAGGCGCCTCGCGCCGCTGATGGACAACGACATCGACCGCATCAAGCTGATGAACAGCCTGCTGCTGTCGATGCGCGGCTCGCCCATCGTCTATTACGGCGACGAGATCGGCATGGGCGACAACATCTTCATCGGCGACCGCAACGGCGTGCGCACCCCGATGCAGTGGAGCCCCGACCGCAACGCCGGCTTCTCGCGCGCCGACCCGCAGCGGCTCTACCTGCCGCCGATCATGGATGCGATCTACGGCTACGAGGCGGTCAACGTCGAGTCGCAACTGCGCGACCCGTCTTCTCTCCTGCACTGGATGCGCCGCATGCTCGCGGTGCGCGGCACGAGTCGCGCCTTTGGCCGCGGCGAACTGCTCTTCCTCAAGCCGGGCAACCGCAAGGTGCTCGCGTACCTGCGCACCTTCGAAGATGAGGTGATCCTCTGCGTGGCCAACATGGCCCGCTCGGCGCAGCCGGCCGAGCTCGACCTCTCGGCCTTCAAGGGCCGCGTGCCCGTCGAGCTGCTCGGCCGCACCGCCTTCCCGCCCATCGGCGACCTGCCGTACATGCTCACGCTGCCCAAGCACGGCTTCTACTGGTTCGAGCTCAGCACCGATGCGGTCGAGCCGAGCTGGCACCAGCCCATGCTGCCCGCCGAAGACCGGCCGGTGCTGGTGCTCTTCGACGGCTGGAACAGCATCTTCCGCGACCAGGTGGTGCCGTGGCGCATCGGCCTGGCGGTGAAGACACGTGCCCAGTTCGAGACCGACACGCTGCCGCGCCACATCGAGCAGCAGCGCTGGTATGGCGCCAAGGGCACGGCCTTGCAGCGCGCGCGACTCGTCGACCACGCGGTGTGGGGCGATGCCGAGCGCGACGCGCTGGGGCGCTCCGACGGCTGGCTGCTGCCGCTGCTCGAACTCGATGGCCCCGCCGAGACTTCGACCTACTTCGTGCCGCTGTCGCTCGCCTGGGAAGACGCCAACCAGGAAGGCGACGAAGAGCGCTACCGGATGCTCGGCACCGCTGCGATTGCCCGAGTGCGCCAGCAGGCGGCCGTGGGCGTGATGGGCGACGCCTTTGCCGACGAGCGCTTCTGCCGCGCCGTGGTCGCGGCCATGGGCCAGCGCCGCGAACTGCGCACCGCCAACGGCACGCTGCGCTTCCTGCCGACCACCGCCTACACCGAACTCGCCGGTGCCGACTTCTACAAGCTGCCCGTCGGCCGCCCGCAGGCCGCGAGCAGCAACACCATCGTCACCTTCGGCGAGCGGCTCTTCCTCAAGGGTTACCGCCGTGTGCGGCCCGGCGTGAATCCGGAGTTCGAGGTCGGGCGCTTCCTCACCGAGGTGGCCAACTTCCCGCACTGCGTGCCGGTCGTCGGCGTGATCGAGTACCGCGGCACCGACGGCGGCCTTATGACGCTCGGCCTGCTGCAGGCCTATGTGTCGAACCAGGGCGATGGCTGGGCCTACACGCTCGCATACCTGCAGCGTGCGCTCGACATGCAACGCACCCATGGCGCGGGGCCCGAAGGCTGGTCGGGCGCGCAAGAAGCCCACGGCGCCTACCTCGCGCTTGCCGAGACCCTGGGCCGGCGCACCGGCGAGCTGCACGTGGCCTTCACCACGCCCAACGCCGACCCGGCCTTCAAGCCCGAGCCGCTCACCGGGAGTGACGTGGTGGCCTGGCGCGACAAGACGCTGGCCGAGGCGCGGCAGACCTTCGCGATGCTCGAGCGCGCGCTGCCCCAGCTCGAAGGCGCGACACTGGCCGACGCGAATACCGTGCTGGCCGCACAGCGCAGCCTGCTCGACCTCATCTCGCAGGCCGCCGCACCCATCGGCCGGGCACTCAAGACGCGCATCCACGGCGACTACCACCTCGCCCAGGTGCTGCTGGTGCGCAACGACTTCGTGGTCATCGACTTCGAAGGCGAACCCGGCCGCAGCTTCGACGAACGCCGCGCCCGCCAGTCGCCGCTGCGCGACGTGGCCGGCATGCTGCGCTCGTTCAGCTACGCCCGTGCCGGCGGGCTGCGCAGCATCACCGCGTCGGCCGACGAGATGGCGCAGCTGGTGCCGTTCGCGGCGCAGTGGGAGTCGGCCGCGCGTTCCGCCTTCCTTCGCGGCTACACGGCGGCGGTGCAGGGTGGGGCGCTCTATGAATCCTTCGACTCGCAACGCGGCCTGCTCGCGCTCTTCGAGCTGGAGAAGGCGCTGTACGAGCTGCGCTACGAACTCAACAACCGGCCCGACTGGGTGGGGATCCCGCTGGCGGGAATCCTGGGGCTCATGCCCCGCTGA
- a CDS encoding PilZ domain-containing protein, translating to MSEAPSAPVRTAGNAPAGARPSVIQLVFREKGALYAAYIPLFTDGGLFVPTTREYKLGEDIYLLLSLPDDPQRYPVAGKVAWITPVNASGGRTQGVGVRFPSDDKTRVLKIKIEEILGTSIQSAKPTQTI from the coding sequence ATGAGCGAAGCGCCTTCAGCCCCCGTTCGAACCGCCGGCAACGCCCCAGCCGGCGCGCGCCCCAGCGTCATCCAGCTGGTGTTCCGCGAGAAGGGCGCGCTCTACGCCGCCTACATCCCGCTCTTCACCGACGGTGGCCTCTTCGTACCGACCACACGCGAGTACAAGCTCGGCGAAGACATCTACCTCCTGCTCTCTCTGCCCGACGACCCGCAGCGCTACCCGGTGGCCGGCAAGGTCGCCTGGATCACGCCGGTCAACGCGTCCGGCGGCCGCACGCAGGGCGTGGGCGTGCGCTTTCCGTCCGACGACAAGACGCGCGTGCTGAAGATCAAGATCGAGGAAATCCTCGGCACCTCGATCCAGTCGGCCAAGCCCACGCAGACCATCTGA
- a CDS encoding TatD family hydrolase → MYVDSHCHLSFPELKEKLPEIRAAMAAAQVDRALCICTTLEEFDDVHALAMAYDNFWATAGVHPDTEGLREPSLDDLLALAAKPRVIGIGETGLDYYRLNGRSVADMEWQRERFRTHIRASKQTGLPLVIHTRSASDDTIAILKEEGGNHGVFHCFTETMDVARAALDLGFYVSFSGILTFKNAADLREVARFVPIERCLIETDSPYLAPVPHRGKTNNPSFVPFVAKLIGELKGLTPEAVGEHTSRNFERLFLQANVTSGA, encoded by the coding sequence ATGTACGTCGATTCCCACTGCCACCTCAGCTTCCCCGAGCTGAAAGAAAAGCTCCCCGAGATCCGCGCCGCGATGGCCGCCGCACAGGTCGACCGCGCCCTGTGCATCTGCACCACGCTCGAAGAATTCGACGACGTGCACGCGCTCGCGATGGCCTACGACAACTTCTGGGCCACCGCCGGCGTGCACCCCGACACCGAAGGCCTGCGCGAGCCTTCGCTCGACGATCTGCTGGCCCTTGCCGCAAAACCGCGCGTGATCGGCATCGGCGAGACCGGCCTCGACTACTACCGCTTGAATGGCCGCAGCGTCGCCGACATGGAGTGGCAGCGCGAACGCTTCCGCACCCACATCCGCGCTTCCAAGCAGACCGGCCTGCCGCTCGTCATCCACACGCGCAGCGCCTCCGACGACACCATCGCCATCCTCAAGGAGGAGGGCGGAAACCACGGCGTCTTCCACTGCTTCACCGAAACGATGGACGTGGCCCGCGCCGCGCTCGACCTCGGCTTCTACGTCTCGTTCTCCGGCATCCTCACCTTCAAGAACGCAGCCGACCTGCGCGAGGTTGCGCGCTTCGTGCCCATCGAGCGCTGCCTGATCGAGACCGACAGCCCCTACCTCGCGCCGGTGCCGCACCGTGGGAAGACCAACAACCCGTCGTTCGTGCCCTTCGTGGCCAAGCTGATCGGCGAACTCAAGGGGCTCACCCCCGAGGCGGTGGGCGAACACACGAGCCGCAACTTCGAGCGGCTTTTTCTGCAAGCGAACGTCACCTCGGGCGCGTGA
- a CDS encoding alpha-1,4-glucan--maltose-1-phosphate maltosyltransferase, which yields MPMARAKLTEAPEGMPPDGRVRAVIDAVLPCVDGGRFPAKCIAGQPFHVTVHAFTDGHDALRVMLLWHQEGHAVQEVEMTLKWNDEWHASFTPSVPGRYNYEAVAWVDHFRSWRTELARRVDADDIRIAALVGAELVDQAAARVNLSNGEDREALLRFSAALKKPANEPHEVEALKALALDPLQAALVDRYPDRSLGVSSGKVLPLVADRERAGFSAWYELFPRSTAMEAGVHGRFTDVERQLPRIAEMGFDVVYFPPIHPIGRDKRKGKNNALTTEPGDVGSPWAIGAAEGGHKSILPALGTPEDFRRLVKRASELGLEIALDIAMQCAPDHPYVKQHPQWFRWRPDGTVQYAENPPKKYQDIYPFNFETEDWQALWLELKSIFDHWIGEGVRIFRVDNPHTKAFAFWEWCIGEIRKQHPDVLFLAEAFTRPKVMHRLAKLGYNQSYTYFTWRNTAEELTEYFTELSQGPGRHYFRPNAWPNTPDILSEHLHGQGRPAFAMRLVLAATLSANYGVYGPAYELMENTPRSAGSEEYLHSEKYQLRHWELNRPDTLQPLMTRLNAIRRENRALQSNAGLEFFTTDNEQLLAYAKRTHDGENLILCVVNLDVRYPQSGWVELDPTWLGLAQPGDAFELDDLLNQQSFIWRGARNFVILQPGQAHVMRLRRGVRNERDSESFQR from the coding sequence ATGCCCATGGCCCGCGCGAAACTGACTGAGGCGCCGGAAGGCATGCCGCCCGATGGCCGCGTGCGTGCGGTCATCGATGCGGTGCTGCCTTGTGTCGACGGTGGCCGCTTCCCGGCGAAGTGCATCGCCGGCCAGCCTTTCCACGTGACCGTGCACGCCTTCACCGATGGCCACGACGCCCTGCGCGTGATGCTGCTGTGGCACCAGGAGGGCCATGCGGTGCAGGAAGTGGAGATGACGCTCAAGTGGAACGACGAGTGGCATGCGAGCTTCACGCCCTCGGTGCCGGGCCGCTACAACTACGAGGCGGTGGCCTGGGTCGACCACTTCCGCTCGTGGCGCACCGAGCTCGCGCGGCGTGTGGACGCCGACGACATCCGCATCGCCGCACTCGTGGGCGCCGAGCTGGTCGATCAGGCGGCCGCGCGCGTGAATCTCTCGAATGGCGAAGACCGCGAGGCGCTGCTGCGCTTCTCGGCCGCGCTCAAGAAGCCGGCAAACGAGCCGCATGAGGTCGAGGCGCTGAAGGCCCTGGCGCTCGACCCGCTGCAGGCCGCGCTGGTCGACCGCTACCCCGATCGCTCGCTGGGCGTGTCGTCCGGCAAGGTGCTGCCGCTGGTGGCCGACCGCGAGCGCGCCGGCTTCAGCGCCTGGTACGAACTCTTCCCCCGCTCGACGGCAATGGAAGCGGGCGTGCATGGGCGCTTCACTGATGTGGAAAGGCAGCTGCCCCGCATCGCCGAGATGGGCTTCGACGTCGTCTACTTCCCGCCCATCCACCCCATCGGCCGCGACAAGCGCAAGGGCAAGAACAACGCACTCACCACCGAGCCGGGCGACGTGGGCAGCCCGTGGGCCATCGGCGCGGCCGAAGGCGGGCACAAGAGCATCCTGCCGGCGCTCGGCACGCCGGAAGACTTCCGCCGCCTGGTGAAGCGTGCCAGCGAGCTGGGCCTCGAGATCGCGCTCGACATCGCGATGCAGTGCGCCCCCGATCACCCTTACGTGAAGCAGCACCCGCAGTGGTTCCGCTGGCGGCCCGACGGCACGGTGCAGTACGCCGAGAACCCGCCCAAGAAGTACCAGGACATCTACCCCTTCAACTTCGAGACCGAAGACTGGCAGGCGCTGTGGCTCGAACTGAAGAGCATCTTCGACCACTGGATCGGCGAGGGCGTGCGCATCTTCCGCGTCGACAACCCGCACACCAAGGCCTTCGCGTTCTGGGAGTGGTGCATCGGCGAGATCCGCAAGCAGCACCCCGATGTGCTCTTCCTCGCCGAGGCCTTCACCCGGCCGAAGGTGATGCACCGGCTGGCGAAGCTCGGCTACAACCAGTCGTACACCTACTTCACCTGGCGCAACACCGCCGAAGAGCTTACCGAGTACTTCACCGAGCTCAGCCAAGGCCCGGGCCGCCACTACTTCCGCCCCAACGCCTGGCCCAACACGCCCGACATCCTCTCCGAGCACCTGCACGGCCAGGGCCGCCCGGCGTTTGCGATGCGGCTCGTGCTCGCCGCCACGCTGAGCGCGAACTACGGCGTCTACGGCCCGGCCTACGAGCTGATGGAGAACACCCCGCGCAGCGCCGGCAGCGAGGAGTACCTGCACTCCGAGAAGTACCAGTTGCGCCACTGGGAACTGAACCGCCCCGACACCCTGCAGCCGCTGATGACGCGTCTCAACGCCATCCGCCGCGAGAACCGCGCCTTGCAAAGCAACGCCGGCCTGGAGTTCTTCACCACCGACAACGAGCAGCTCCTCGCCTACGCCAAGCGCACCCACGACGGCGAGAACCTCATCCTGTGTGTCGTCAACCTCGACGTGCGTTACCCGCAATCCGGCTGGGTCGAACTCGACCCCACCTGGCTCGGCCTCGCGCAGCCCGGTGATGCCTTCGAACTCGACGACCTGCTCAACCAGCAGAGCTTCATCTGGCGCGGTGCCCGCAACTTCGTAATCCTGCAGCCCGGCCAGGCCCATGTGATGCGGCTGCGCCGCGGCGTGCGCAACGAGCGTGACTCGGAGTCGTTTCAACGATGA
- a CDS encoding mechanosensitive ion channel family protein, with the protein MDRVDVMLEPVRAFLVQVGAFLPSLAVAIVVLLVGFLLAKAARFAVQRGLRAINFHIVTERSGMDGFLQRGGTQADTAAVLAALVYWLVIFAALVIAFNGMGLAHVTDLLSKVMLFLPKVIVAVLIIAFGAYFARFVSNAVVTYCRGVGIRDAQALGVLARYAILVFVVMIAFDQLDIGGHIISWAFLIVLGGLVLALALAFGLGGQGWAAAHLERWWPAPKADDRDDLP; encoded by the coding sequence ATGGACCGAGTCGACGTGATGCTGGAGCCCGTGCGGGCCTTCCTCGTGCAGGTGGGAGCCTTCCTGCCCAGCCTGGCAGTGGCGATCGTGGTGCTGCTGGTGGGCTTCCTGCTCGCCAAGGCCGCGCGCTTCGCGGTGCAGCGCGGCCTGCGTGCGATCAACTTCCACATCGTCACCGAGCGCTCGGGGATGGATGGCTTTCTCCAGCGCGGCGGGACGCAGGCCGACACCGCCGCGGTGCTGGCCGCGCTCGTCTACTGGCTCGTGATCTTCGCGGCGCTCGTGATCGCCTTCAACGGCATGGGCCTCGCGCACGTGACCGACCTCTTGAGCAAGGTGATGCTCTTCCTGCCCAAGGTGATCGTGGCGGTGCTGATCATCGCCTTCGGCGCCTACTTCGCGCGCTTCGTCTCCAACGCCGTCGTCACCTACTGCCGCGGCGTGGGCATCCGCGATGCGCAGGCGCTGGGCGTGCTCGCGCGCTACGCCATCCTCGTCTTCGTCGTGATGATCGCCTTCGATCAGCTCGACATCGGTGGCCACATCATCAGTTGGGCCTTCCTCATCGTGCTCGGCGGCCTCGTGCTCGCGCTGGCCCTGGCCTTCGGGCTGGGCGGCCAGGGCTGGGCCGCCGCCCACCTCGAACGCTGGTGGCCCGCGCCCAAGGCCGACGACCGCGACGACCTTCCCTAA